One genomic segment of Musa acuminata AAA Group cultivar baxijiao chromosome BXJ3-3, Cavendish_Baxijiao_AAA, whole genome shotgun sequence includes these proteins:
- the LOC103974081 gene encoding protein DETOXIFICATION 48-like — protein sequence MCNTTPSSPPSCPFDTNSHLLSTHKLRMEDLPLEPLDQDLHRCPGLAEAAEEMRAIGKISIPTALTGLVLYSRAMISMLFLGGLGQLELAGGSLSIGFANITGYSVLSGLAMGMEPICGQAFGAKQRKLLGLTLQRTILLLLSASIPIAFLWLNMKRILLWCGQDERISSTAHIFITFAIPDLFFLSVLHPLRIYLRSQNITFPVTYCSLVSVVLHVPLNYLLVVHLKMGIAGVALAMVWTNLNLFICLLLFVLCSGVCKDSWVRPSMDCLRGWSTLLKLAAPSCVSVCLEWWWYEFMVLFSGLLANPKAAVASMGILIQTTSLVYVFPSALSLGVSTRVGNELGANRPAKARTAAVVSLACAVLLGLAAMVFTTSMRHQWGRLFTNDAETLKLTALALPIAGLCELGNCPQTTGCGVLRGSARPTTGANINLGSFYLIGLPVAILLSFVGKMGLPGLWLGLLAAQASCAALMAYVLAGTDWRMEVERARELTRASNSSPPPPPIAPITADTSGINSVLSPSTSEDKKRAAALEGILCMNGDVKRVSSSETDHLISYV from the exons ATGTGCAACACCACaccctcctctcctccctcttgcCCCTTCGATACGAACTCTCATCTCTTAAGTACCCACAAGCTCCGTATGGAGGATCTCCCTCTCGAACCCCTTGACCAAGACCTCCACAGATGCCCCGGTCTTGCAGAG GCGGCAGAGGAAATGAGGGCCATAGGGAAGATCTCTATCCCCACGGCTCTAACTGGCCTCGTCCTCTACTCGCGCGCCATGATATCGATGCTTTTCCTTGGCGGCCTCGGCCAGCTCGAGCTGGCGGGCGGCTCCCTGTCGATCGGGTTTGCGAACATCACTGGCTACTCCGTCCTCTCCGGCCTCGCCATGGGCATGGAGCCCATTTGTGGCCAGGCCTTCGGCGCCAAGCAACGCAAGCTCCTCGGTCTCACTCTGCAACGGACCATTCTGCTCCTGCTTTCGGCGTCCATCCCAATCGCCTTCCTTTGGCTCAATATGAAGAGAATCCTCTTGTGGTGCGGGCAGGATGAGCGGATCTCCTCCACCGCCCACATCTTCATTACATTCGCGATTCCTGACCTCTTCTTCTTGTCAGTTCTCCACCCTCTTCGCATCTACCTGAGATCTCAAAACATCACCTTTCCGGTCACGTACTGCTCGCTCGTCTCCGTCGTCCTCCATGTGCCGTTGAACTATCTCCTCGTCGTGCATCTCAAAATGGGTATCGCGGGCGTGGCCCTGGCGATGGTCTGGACCAATTTGAACCTGTTCATATGCTTGCTTCTCTTCGTCCTGTGCTCTGGCGTGTGCAAGGACTCGTGGGTGAGGCCGAGCATGGACTGCCTCAGGGGTTGGTCGACGTTGCTCAAGCTCGCCGCACCGTCGTGCGTGTCCGTGTGCCTCGAGTGGTGGTGGTACGAGTTCATGGTACTGTTCAGTGGCCTGCTGGCCAACCCCAAGGCAGCAGTTGCTTCCATGGGGATACTTATCCAGACTACGTCCTTGGTGTACGTCTTCCCGTCGGCGTTGAGCCTGGGGGTGTCCACCCGGGTCGGCAACGAGTTGGGAGCTAACCGTCCGGCCAAGGCCCGGACCGCGGCCGTGGTATCCTTGGCGTGCGCCGTCCTGCTCGGGCTCGCAGCGATGGTCTTCACGACTTCGATGAGGCATCAATGGGGGAGGCTGTTCACAAACGACGCAGAGACTCTGAAGCTCACAGCATTGGCGCTGCCAATCGCCGGGCTGTGTGAGCTCGGGAATTGCCCACAGACCACTGGGTGCGGCGTGCTAAGGGGGAGCGCGAGGCCGACCACCGGGGCCAACATCAATCTGGGCTCCTTCTACTTGATCGGACTGCCTGTTGCCATACTGCTGAGCTTCGTCGGGAAAATGGGGCTCCCGGGGCTGTGGCTGGGGCTGCTGGCGGCGCAAGCGTCGTGCGCGGCCCTCATGGCATACGTGCTCGCCGGCACAGATTGGAGGATGGAGGTGGAGAGAGCCAGAGAACTGACAAGAGCTTCtaattcttctcctcctcctcctcctatcgCTCCCATCACTGCTGATACTAGTGGCATCAACAGTGTTCTATCACCTTCCACCAGTGAAGACAAAAAGAGGGCAGCTGCACTGGAAGGGATTTTGTGCATGAATGGCGATGTGAAGAGGGTGAGTAGTTCTGAAACAGATCATCTCATTTCCTATGTGTAA
- the LOC103974078 gene encoding transcription factor bHLH18 has translation MEALPSPGYSDMGMDHSFFNQWDLTALDHYSTPVALGRDLDQSPSSESYTSYPSSHPQASTVRPNKLIKTSSWKSCATEQNSAPEASCPRILSFGNPESPICQYGSHAATGKTKEETDGSIPKGSKRNYDTMFGDGTKSGNTGVRSASHNQEHIMAERKRREKLSQRFIELSAVVPGLKKMDKASVLSDAIKYLKQLQENVKALEDQVAKRNVESAVLVKKYQLCADDDSSSCTENFNERQSGESLPEIEARVCEKTILIRIHCENRKGVLVKALCEIEKLHLSVMNTSVMPFAGSSLDITVMTQTEEEFSMTAKDIVKKLNSAFREFM, from the exons ATGGAAGCATTACCATCTCCAGGCTACTCTGACATG GGAATGGATCACAGTTTCTTCAATCAGTGGGACTTGACTGCTTTGGATCACTACAGTACACCAGTGGCCCTTGGGCGAGATCTAGATCAGTCTCCTTCCTCCGAGAGCTACACCTCATACCCTTCCTCCCACCCGCAAGCGAGCACTGTTCGACCCAATAAACTCATCAAGACTAGCAGCTGGAAATCCTGCGCGACCGAGCAGAACTCGGCTCCTGAAGCGTCCTGTCCGAGAATTCTGTCATTTGGCAACCCGGAGTCGCCCATCTGTCAGTATGGCAGTCATGCTGCGACGGGGAAGACGAAAGAAGAGACGGATGGGTCGATTCCTAAAGGCTCAAAGAGGAACTACGACACCATGTTCGGCGATGGAACGAAGAGCGGGAACACGGGGGTCAGGTCAGCCTCTCATAACCAGGAACACATAATGGCTGAGAGGAAGCGTAGAGAGAAGCTAAGCCAACGATTCATAGAGCTATCCGCCGTAGTTCCCGGCCTAAAGAAG ATGGACAAGGCGTCTGTTCTTAGCGATGCTATCAAGTACCTGAAGCAGCTTCAAGAGAATGTCAAGGCCCTTGAAGACCAAGTTGCAAAGAGGAATGTTGAGTCAGCGGTACTCGTCAAGAAATATCAGCTGTGTGCTGATGATGATAGCTCCTCCTGTACTGAGAACTTCAACGAACGCCAAAGCGGCGAGTCCCTCCCAGAGATCGAGGCCAGAGTGTGCGAGAAGACCATCCTCATCAGGATTCATTGCGAGAACCGGAAAGGAGTACTGGTGAAAGCACTGTGCGAGATCGAGAAGCTCCATCTTTCTGTAATGAACACGAGCGTCATGCCCTTCGCTGGCTCTTCTCTCGACATCACTGTGATGACTCAG ACCGAAGAGGAGTTCTCGATGACTGCCAAAGACATAGTGAAGAAGCTCAACTCTGCTTTCAGAGAATTCATGTGA